A genome region from Triticum aestivum cultivar Chinese Spring chromosome 2B, IWGSC CS RefSeq v2.1, whole genome shotgun sequence includes the following:
- the LOC123043351 gene encoding putative disease resistance protein RGA4 yields the protein MAQVIVQRSCMKLRSAMTGDKFTSDLKEMVVVLEGVQPLIEAAERQSVPGRLAWYWLRRVRKTAYDIFDMVEELRANSPPPAATVKMRIEVIKKELEEIRLESCIFKQARDSSIQQAIHVPAEGTTADFDGARDAEKQMVMDKLSAAMSGITQSGQEVPLIFPIFGPPGIGKTTMAKLVFSDDKFREHLRAWIDVSQEFSLCKIGKSIISQVSSPRVEDIGPGGGGASSNETECMSMSMTKHLHQELLLHSGRKDLLVVLDDQWEDDPTQLESLRRMLTVGDEQGSIKVTVIVTCDQGIARKFCTTGVEPYMLNPLSQHMCWTIIKRESCFKVRHGPEKKVWEQIGREIASKCGGVPLTARVLGATLRGRDVAGWREVSRQQSAVMYVSPAALELGFRRMPPNLKLCLAYAAIFAKGHTIVKHDLIHQWIALHLIDGPPDNVSTAKRAEEYIMRLMDISFLQPAKSASASGKDEEANDVMPLTQASAKDGKGATLFTMPDNVHDFVKSVMGDELIANVGLHDINEFCRYALLTDLVIKRLKYSTLPAQLRALRCVGCSKMELSDDTFSFARCLRVLELKESSMQKLPDSICQLRHLGYLNLSGCSGLVTLPESFGVLLNLFHVNLSGCCGLSKLPESFRRLKRLVHLDLSFSSCFQGIEGILGALINIQHLNLSNPSCYLPEHRPHLQGLKLVICKLTKLVYLNLSMFLNPIFCYMSQEEQREYIGTCISGLSSLEHLDLSHNIFLRHLPENLDDLNKLHTLDLSGCIRLFPMFSVIKRAGILNSLSLLVVRKCRSLFVVLTDDGAHNNNNNNLVQLDDGAHNNNNLVQLEGGDCKELEIVCLEKIKSAEEARRIKLADKGRLRMLNMHWTLGCHGAVEQSNDILGELVPPHNLQRLELHGYIGTCFPPWILRMSSHLPNLVEVTMEDIPNCRFLPPLGSLPKLKHLVLRRMPGIIRIDAAEQVSGDTEVFHQLSKFTIDDMQSLQELNTTCSIDDDDDDDDDESMPHIDELVIRKCSKLSFGTLLPRARRLHISDCDQLMVTVLVECPFTPITELVVESCEVPIDDWSLLCHLDGLQTLSFFHCHNMTELPNDLGGLLSLRELNIVSCKNLKHIPDSMQHLTSLQSIHFSDCESITGLPDWFKRLTSLQILVIRRCHAIESLPVGIQELSNLKDPLISDCPKLEQWRESKEKEKLADNRPVHTRSMKRMVADVRNKVGQANTGTDQ from the exons GTGAAGATGCGGATAGAAGTGATTAAGAAAGAACTGGAGGAGATACGGCTCGAGTCTTGTATTTTCAAGCAGGCCAGGGATTCCAGTATCCAGCAAGCTATTCATGTGCCAGCTGAAGGAACAACAGCAGATTTTGATGGAGCAAGGGATGCAGAGAAACAGATGGTGATGGATAAGCTATCAGCTGCTATGAGCGGCATCACACAATCAGGACAAGAGGTGCCCTTAATTTTCCCCATCTTTGGCCCCCCAGGCATAGGCAAGACAACCATGGCAAAACTGGTGTTCAGTGATGACAAGTTTCGAGAACATCTTCGCGCATGGATTGATGTCTCGCAGGAATTCAGCTTATGTAAGATAGGCAAGTCAATAATCTCTCAGGTATCAAGCCCGAGAGTAGAAGATATAGGCCCTGGCGGTGGAGGTGCCTCAAGCAATGAGACGGAATGTATGAGTATGAGTATGACGAAGCACCTTCATCAGGAGCTTCTGCTTCACAGTGGCAGGAAAGACCTGCTTGTTGTCCTAGATGACCAATGGGAGGACGACCCCACTCAACTCGAGAGCCTAAGGCGTATGCTTACTGTAGGTGACGAGCAGGGCAGCATCAAGGTAACCGTCATCGTAACATGCGACCAAGGCATCGCGAGGAAATTCTGTACTACGGGCGTGGAGCCGTACATGCTGAATCCGCTGAGCCAACACATGTGCTGGACAATAATCAAGCGAGAAAGCTGCTTCAAAGTTAGACACGGGCCAGAGAAAAAAGTGTGGGAGCAGATAGGAAGGGAGATCGCAAGCAAGTGCGGGGGTGTACCTTTGACAGCTCGAGTGCTTGGAGCTACGCTGCGGGGCAGAGATGTTGCAGGATGGAGAGAGGTGAGTAGGCAGCAGAGTGCTGTCATGTATGTTTCTCCAGCGGCCTTGGAGCTGGGCTTCAGACGCATGCCGCCAAATCTGAAGTTGTGCCTTGCCTATGCGGCCATCTTCGCAAAGGGCCACACCATAGTCAAACATGACCTCATTCATCAATGGATAGCGCTCCATCTTATTGACGGGCCACCGGACAATGTCTCTACAGCAAAGCGTGCTGAAGAGTATATCATGAGGCTTATGGACATATCATTCCTTCAGCCTGCAAAATCTGCGTCG GCTAGtggaaaggatgaggaggcaaatGATGTTATGCCTCTCACGCAGGCCAGTGCCAAGGATGGTAAAGGAGCAACCCTCTTCACTATGCCTGACAACGTGCATGACTTCGTGAAATCAGTCATGGGTGACGAACTGATTGCTAATGTTGGGTTACATGACATCAATGAATTTTGCCGCTATGCACTGCTCACAGATTTGGTCATCAAAAGATTGAAGTACAGTACATTGCCTGCCCAGTTAAGGGCGCTACGCTGTGTGGGATGTAGCAAAATGGAGCTCAGTGATGACACCTTCTCATTTGCTAGGTGTCTGCGTGTGTTGGAACTAAAGGAGAGCTCCATGCAGAAGCTACCTGATTCCATCTGTCAACTAAGGCACCTGGGGTATCTGAATTTATCAGGCTGCTCTGGGCTGGTAACTCTGCCAGAGTCATTTGGAGTTCTATTAAATCTTTTCCACGTCAATCTATCTGGCTGCTGTGGACTATCCAAACTGCCGGAGTCATTCAGAAGGCTCAAAAGATTGGTGCATCTGGACCTATCCTTCTCGTCTTGCTTTCAAGGGATCGAGGGAATTCTTGGCGCTCTTATAAATATCCAGCATTTGAACTTGTCCAACCCTTCCTGCTACCTTCCTGAGCACCGGCCCCATCTGCAGGGGCTAAAACTTGTCATTTGCAAGCTCACAAAACTGGTGTATTTGAACTTATCAATGTTCCTGAATCCAATCTTCTGCTATATGTCACAAGAGGAACAACGCGAATACATTGGGACATGTATCAGTGGCCTTTCTAGCCTGGAGCATCTGGACTTGTCTCATAACATATTTCTTCGTCATCTGCCTGAAAATCTTGATGACCTCAACAAGCTGCATACATTGGACCTCTCGGGCTGCATCAGGCTCTTTCCAATGTTCAGTGTAATCAAAAGAGCTGGTATATTGAACTCCCTCAGTTTGTTAGTTGTGCGGAAATGCCGGAGTCTCTTTGTGGTCCTCACTGATGATGGagcacacaacaacaacaacaacaaccttgTTCAGCTAGATGATGgagcacataacaacaacaacctTGTTCAGCTGGAAGGTGGAGACTGCAAAGAGCTGGAGATCGTCTGTCTTGAGAAGATCAAGTCAGCAGAGGAAGCACGGAGAATAAAATTGGCAGACAAGGGGAGGCTACGGATGCTGAATATGCATTGGACGCTGGGTTGCCACGGAGCTGTGGAGCAGAGCAATGATATCCTCGGAGAACTAGTGCCACCACATAATCTGCAACGCCTTGAGCTGCATGGTTATATTGGCACATGCTTTCCACCCTGGATCTTAAGGATGTCTTCTCACCTCCCTAATCTCGTAGAGGTTACCATGGAGGACATCCCTAATTGTCGTTTCCTGCCACCACTTGGTTCATTACCGAAACTGAAACATCTAGTGCTTAGAAGGATGCCTGGCATCATAAGAATCGACGCTGCTGAACAAGTCAGCGGTGACACGGAGGTGTTCCATCAACTCTCCAAGTTTACGATAGATGACATGCAAAGCTTACAAGAGTTGAACACCACATGCagcattgatgatgatgatgatgatgatgatgatgagtctaTGCCTCATATTGATGAACTGGTTATCCGGAAATGTTCCAAGTTGAGCTTTGGAACTCTCCTGCCTAGAGCACGGAGGTTGCATATATCAGATTGCGACCAGCTGATGGTTACAGTGCTTGTGGAATGCCCTTTTACTCCAATAACTGAACTCGTGGTCGAAAGCTGTGAAGTGCCTATTGATGACTGGAGTTTGCTTTGCCATCTCGATGGCCTCCAGACATTGTCTTTTTTTCATTGCCACAACATGACCGAGCTACCGAATGACTTGGGTGGCCTTCTCTCTCTCCGGGAACTGAACATCGTGTCATGCAAAAACCTCAAGCATATACCCGATAGCATGCAACACCTCACCTCCCTTCAGTCAATCCATTTCTCTGACTGTGAGAGCATCACAGGACTCCCAGATTGGTTCAAACGCCTCACCTCTCTCCAGATTCTTGTCATCAGAAGATGCCATGCCATTGAGTCTTTGCCGGTGGGCATACAAGAACTCAGCAACCTCAAGGATCCGCTTATTTCTGACTGTCCAAAATTGGAGCAGTGGCGTGAGTCTAAGGAGAAGGAAAAACTTGCTGACAACCGACCAGTTCACACGAGA AGTATGAAGAGAATGGTAGCTGATGTACGTAACAAGGTAGGCCAAGCAAACACCGGAACGGACCAATAA